In Aquimarina spinulae, a single window of DNA contains:
- a CDS encoding M15 family metallopeptidase, whose translation MIEKKLILLIFSVLFFSCSEAKMTPGLTVRTIALIEKSKALQLRGKKVEQSMLRKKDSIVMLIGGPSIEVTSNDKDFINIESLSDEFILDMKYATSDNFLKEKVYSCAKCFVRKDVAEALIKVNNDLLTQGYRMKFFDCYRPYSVQKKMWKIFPNPGYVADPKGGSVHNRGAAVDITLVRSAGGHVDMGTDFDHFGKEAHHSYKSLSKTVLGHRKLLKETMEKHGFKTIRTEWWHYNFKGNTKYKISDFRWKCD comes from the coding sequence ATGATTGAGAAAAAATTAATCTTGTTGATTTTTTCTGTACTCTTTTTTTCCTGTAGTGAAGCAAAAATGACTCCTGGGCTTACGGTTCGGACAATTGCTCTTATAGAAAAATCTAAAGCACTACAGTTACGGGGGAAAAAAGTAGAACAGAGTATGCTCAGAAAAAAAGATTCGATAGTAATGCTTATCGGCGGGCCGAGCATAGAAGTTACTTCGAATGATAAAGATTTTATAAATATAGAGAGCTTGTCTGATGAGTTTATTTTGGATATGAAATACGCTACCTCTGATAATTTTTTAAAAGAAAAAGTATATTCTTGCGCCAAATGCTTTGTTAGAAAAGACGTAGCAGAAGCACTTATAAAGGTAAATAATGATTTGCTTACTCAAGGATACAGAATGAAATTCTTTGATTGCTATCGACCATATAGTGTACAGAAAAAAATGTGGAAGATCTTTCCTAATCCTGGATATGTAGCAGACCCAAAAGGAGGATCCGTACATAATAGAGGGGCAGCTGTAGATATAACTTTGGTTAGATCAGCTGGTGGACATGTCGATATGGGAACAGATTTTGATCATTTCGGAAAAGAAGCACATCATTCGTATAAATCGCTATCGAAAACAGTACTTGGGCATCGTAAGTTGTTAAAAGAAACTATGGAGAAGCATGGCTTTAAGACCATTAGAACAGAATGGTGGCACTATAATTTTAAAGGAAACACAAAGTATAAAATATCAGATTTTAGGTGGAAATGTGATTGA
- a CDS encoding DUF3347 domain-containing protein: protein MCSSILRTTGRFFIVIVFITLAGVSCNKDKKPESVTVDDSVNEIADYNKTDSRSEVKFSDVKIQEIYDLYLSVKAALVNSESSIVQAETKKIEAVIEDSKENEQLKAVSKLISLTKDIKKQRDFFVTLTSEVEKLIGKAEITSGEVYKQFCPMAFDGEGGYWLSDSKEIRNPYYGKKMLACGNVEKTFE, encoded by the coding sequence ATGTGCAGTAGTATTTTGAGAACAACAGGAAGATTTTTTATAGTAATAGTATTTATAACTTTGGCAGGTGTATCCTGTAATAAGGATAAGAAACCCGAATCGGTTACTGTAGATGATAGTGTAAATGAAATTGCCGATTATAATAAGACCGATTCTAGATCAGAAGTTAAGTTTTCTGATGTAAAAATTCAAGAAATATATGATTTGTATCTATCTGTAAAAGCAGCTTTAGTAAATTCAGAAAGTAGTATTGTGCAGGCAGAAACAAAAAAAATAGAAGCTGTTATAGAGGATTCAAAAGAGAATGAACAGCTTAAAGCAGTTTCAAAACTCATTTCACTAACCAAAGACATCAAAAAACAACGTGATTTTTTTGTAACATTAACTAGTGAAGTAGAAAAACTGATTGGTAAAGCAGAAATTACATCTGGCGAAGTGTATAAGCAATTTTGCCCTATGGCATTTGATGGAGAAGGAGGATATTGGTTATCTGATTCTAAAGAAATTAGAAATCCATATTATGGAAAAAAAATGCTTGCCTGTGGAAATGTGGAAAAAACTTTTGAATAG
- the groL gene encoding chaperonin GroEL (60 kDa chaperone family; promotes refolding of misfolded polypeptides especially under stressful conditions; forms two stacked rings of heptamers to form a barrel-shaped 14mer; ends can be capped by GroES; misfolded proteins enter the barrel where they are refolded when GroES binds), which produces MAKDIKFDIEARDGIKRGVDALANAVKVTLGPKGRNVIISKSFGAPTVTKDGVSVAKEVELEDALENMGAQMVKEVASKTNDLAGDGTTTATVLAQAIVKEGLKNVAAGANPMDLKRGIDKAVKAITEDLSKQTKEVGDSSDKIKQVAAISANNDETIGDLIAKAFEKVGKEGVITVEEAKGTDTTVDIVEGMQFDRGYLSPYFVTNSEKMTADLETPYILLYDKKISAMKDLLPVLEPVAQTGKPLLIIAEDVDGEALATLVVNKLRGALKIAAVKAPGFGDRRKAMLEDIAILTGGTVISEERGFTLENTTIEHLGTAEKVAIDKDNTTVVNGAGGEDLIKNRVNQIKAQIETTTSDYDKEKLQERLAKLAGGVAVLYVGAASEVEMKEKKDRVDDALHATRAAVEEGIVAGGGVALVRAKAVLDKVKTENADEATGVQIVNRAIESPLRTIVENAGGEGSVVISKVLEGKDNFGYDAKSEDYVDMLKAGIIDPKKVTRIALENAASVSGMILTTECALIDIKEDAPAGGAMPPMGGGMPGMM; this is translated from the coding sequence ATGGCAAAAGACATAAAATTTGACATAGAAGCACGTGATGGTATCAAACGTGGTGTAGATGCATTAGCTAATGCGGTAAAAGTAACTTTAGGACCTAAAGGTCGTAACGTAATTATCAGTAAATCTTTTGGAGCCCCTACAGTAACTAAAGATGGTGTTTCTGTAGCTAAAGAAGTAGAACTTGAAGATGCTCTTGAGAATATGGGAGCACAAATGGTAAAAGAAGTAGCTTCTAAAACCAATGACCTTGCAGGAGATGGTACTACTACCGCAACTGTATTAGCCCAGGCTATCGTAAAAGAAGGACTTAAAAATGTAGCTGCTGGTGCAAACCCAATGGATCTTAAGCGTGGTATCGATAAAGCTGTAAAAGCAATCACAGAAGACCTTTCGAAACAAACAAAAGAAGTAGGTGACTCTTCTGATAAAATCAAACAGGTAGCAGCTATTTCTGCTAACAATGATGAAACTATTGGAGACCTTATTGCCAAAGCTTTTGAGAAAGTTGGTAAAGAAGGAGTAATCACAGTAGAAGAAGCAAAAGGAACTGATACTACTGTAGATATCGTAGAAGGAATGCAGTTTGACAGAGGATATCTTTCTCCATACTTTGTAACCAACAGCGAAAAAATGACAGCTGATCTGGAAACACCATATATCTTACTTTATGACAAGAAGATTTCTGCTATGAAAGATCTGCTTCCAGTTTTAGAGCCTGTTGCTCAAACTGGGAAACCACTTTTAATTATTGCAGAAGATGTAGACGGAGAAGCATTAGCTACACTTGTAGTAAACAAACTACGTGGAGCCCTTAAAATTGCAGCTGTAAAAGCTCCAGGTTTTGGAGACAGACGTAAAGCAATGCTAGAGGATATTGCCATCCTAACAGGAGGTACTGTAATTTCTGAAGAGCGTGGTTTTACATTAGAAAACACTACTATTGAACACTTAGGTACTGCTGAAAAAGTAGCTATCGACAAAGATAATACGACTGTAGTTAATGGTGCTGGTGGAGAAGATTTAATTAAAAACAGAGTAAATCAAATCAAAGCTCAAATAGAAACTACTACTTCTGATTATGACAAGGAGAAACTACAGGAGCGTTTAGCAAAATTAGCTGGTGGTGTTGCTGTACTATATGTAGGTGCTGCTTCTGAAGTAGAGATGAAAGAAAAGAAAGACCGTGTAGATGATGCACTTCATGCTACTCGTGCTGCTGTAGAAGAAGGTATTGTTGCCGGTGGTGGTGTTGCCCTGGTAAGAGCTAAGGCTGTATTAGACAAAGTAAAAACCGAGAACGCTGACGAGGCTACAGGTGTACAAATTGTAAACCGTGCAATCGAATCACCGCTTAGAACTATTGTAGAAAATGCAGGAGGCGAAGGATCTGTTGTAATTTCTAAAGTTCTTGAAGGTAAAGATAATTTTGGATATGATGCCAAATCTGAAGATTACGTAGACATGCTTAAAGCTGGAATTATCGACCCTAAAAAAGTAACACGTATAGCTCTTGAAAATGCAGCTTCTGTATCTGGTATGATCCTTACTACAGAATGTGCACTAATAGACATTAAAGAGGATGCTCCTGCCGGAGGCGCAATGCCACCAATGGGCGGAGGTATGCCAGGAATGATGTAG
- the galE gene encoding UDP-glucose 4-epimerase GalE yields MKILVTGGLGFIGSHTVVELQNKGYEVVIIDNCSNSSPDVIKGICEITGKDLVFEKFDLREKDKVQEFFNRHNDIEGVIHFAASKAVGESVEKPLLYYENNLSTLVYILQQLANKPSASFIFSSSCTVYGQADELPITEDAPVKAAESPYGNTKQIGEEIIRDTCKVYPALKAIALRYFNPIGAHPSAEIGELPIGVPQNLIPFITQTAIGLREQLSVFGDDYPTSDGTCIRDYIHVVDLAKAHVVALQRLLDSKNASNYEVFNVGTGTGSSVLEVIQSFEKVSEQKLNYKIVERREGDITAAYADTTKANSELGWKAKSSLDDSLTSAWKWEQKVRS; encoded by the coding sequence ATGAAAATCTTAGTCACGGGGGGATTGGGGTTTATTGGTTCTCACACCGTTGTAGAGTTACAAAACAAAGGGTATGAAGTTGTTATTATCGACAACTGCTCGAATTCATCACCCGATGTGATTAAAGGAATTTGTGAAATCACAGGGAAAGATCTCGTTTTCGAAAAATTTGACCTTAGAGAGAAAGATAAGGTTCAAGAGTTTTTTAACCGTCATAATGACATAGAAGGAGTTATTCATTTTGCAGCATCAAAGGCTGTAGGTGAAAGCGTAGAAAAACCTTTATTATACTATGAGAATAATTTATCGACTCTGGTATATATCCTTCAGCAATTAGCTAATAAACCATCGGCTAGTTTTATTTTTAGCTCTTCTTGTACGGTATATGGCCAGGCAGATGAGTTACCAATTACAGAAGATGCCCCGGTTAAAGCAGCAGAGTCTCCTTACGGAAACACAAAACAGATTGGAGAAGAAATCATAAGGGATACCTGCAAAGTATATCCTGCCTTAAAAGCTATTGCATTACGTTATTTTAATCCAATTGGAGCGCATCCTTCGGCAGAAATTGGAGAACTTCCTATTGGGGTTCCTCAAAACCTGATTCCTTTTATTACACAAACAGCAATAGGGCTAAGAGAGCAATTGTCTGTATTTGGTGACGATTACCCCACATCAGACGGAACCTGCATTAGAGATTACATACATGTCGTAGATCTCGCAAAAGCTCATGTAGTAGCCTTACAACGATTGTTAGACAGCAAGAACGCATCTAATTACGAAGTATTTAATGTAGGCACTGGTACAGGAAGCTCTGTTCTAGAAGTGATACAATCCTTTGAAAAAGTATCTGAACAAAAACTAAACTACAAAATTGTAGAACGAAGAGAAGGTGATATTACAGCAGCTTATGCAGATACTACTAAAGCAAATAGTGAACTAGGATGGAAAGCAAAAAGCAGCTTAGATGATTCTCTTACTTCTGCCTGGAAATGGGAACAAAAGGTTAGAAGCTAG
- the aceA gene encoding isocitrate lyase, with protein MNTEQRIEELIIDWTTNPRWKNVERPYTAEEVVKLQGSYKIEHSVAKQGSEKLWMKLKTQNFVAGLGALTGNQAVQEVEAGLEAIYLSGWQVAADANLAGQMYPDQSLYPVNSVPQVVKRINNALLRADQIQVVNGEKNKKDYLVPIVADAEAGFGGNLNAFELMKSMIESGASGVHFEDQLSSAKKCGHLGGKVLVPTQEAINKLVAARLAADVMGVPAVIIARTDADAANLLTSDVDERDRKFVTGERTDEGFFHVNNGIEQGIDRGLSYAPYADLIWMETSNPDLEQARKFAEAIHAKYPDQMLAYNCSPSFNWAAKLSVSEMETFREELAAMGYKFQFITLAGFHALNTSMFELSKAYKERGMAGYSELQEREFALQKDGFRAVKHQGFVGTTYFDAVQNTVTAGKASTVAMEGSTEVEQF; from the coding sequence ATGAACACAGAACAAAGAATAGAAGAATTGATTATCGATTGGACCACAAATCCAAGATGGAAAAATGTAGAACGCCCTTATACTGCAGAAGAGGTAGTAAAGTTACAAGGCTCATACAAAATCGAGCATAGCGTAGCTAAACAAGGTTCTGAAAAACTATGGATGAAACTAAAAACTCAGAATTTTGTAGCGGGATTAGGAGCATTAACAGGTAACCAGGCTGTACAGGAAGTAGAGGCAGGATTAGAAGCAATATACTTAAGCGGGTGGCAAGTGGCCGCCGATGCAAATCTTGCCGGACAAATGTACCCAGATCAATCTCTATATCCTGTAAATAGTGTTCCGCAAGTTGTAAAGAGAATTAATAACGCATTACTACGAGCAGATCAAATACAAGTAGTAAATGGCGAGAAAAATAAAAAGGACTATTTGGTTCCTATCGTCGCAGATGCCGAAGCTGGTTTTGGAGGAAACCTAAATGCTTTTGAATTGATGAAATCTATGATTGAGTCGGGTGCCAGCGGAGTTCATTTTGAAGATCAATTAAGTTCTGCAAAAAAATGCGGTCATCTTGGCGGAAAAGTATTAGTCCCTACCCAGGAAGCTATTAATAAATTAGTAGCTGCTCGCCTTGCGGCAGATGTAATGGGAGTACCCGCAGTTATTATTGCACGTACCGATGCCGATGCAGCCAATTTATTGACTAGCGACGTAGATGAGCGGGATAGAAAGTTTGTTACAGGAGAACGCACCGATGAAGGTTTCTTTCATGTAAATAACGGAATAGAGCAAGGTATAGACAGAGGGCTATCATATGCACCTTATGCCGATCTTATTTGGATGGAAACCAGTAATCCCGACTTAGAACAAGCTCGTAAATTTGCCGAAGCTATCCATGCCAAATATCCAGATCAAATGCTGGCGTACAATTGCTCTCCTTCTTTTAACTGGGCTGCAAAGCTTTCTGTTTCAGAAATGGAAACATTTAGAGAGGAGTTGGCCGCTATGGGGTACAAATTTCAATTCATTACTCTTGCAGGATTTCATGCATTAAACACAAGTATGTTTGAGTTATCTAAAGCATATAAAGAAAGAGGAATGGCTGGCTATTCTGAATTACAAGAAAGAGAATTTGCGCTACAAAAAGACGGATTTCGTGCTGTAAAACATCAAGGATTTGTAGGCACTACATACTTTGACGCTGTACAAAATACAGTAACTGCAGGTAAAGCTTCGACTGTAGCTATGGAAGGCAGTACAGAAGTCGAGCAATTCTAA
- the secG gene encoding preprotein translocase subunit SecG, translating into MTTFSIFLILIVIVSFLLVVVIMVQNPKGGGLSSSFGGGGTQQLGGVKKTTDFLDKSTWTLATLLLVLILLSNIDLMGGSSIPESKVNTEDVQIETPVTPPATENDDKE; encoded by the coding sequence ATGACAACGTTTTCAATATTCTTAATCCTAATCGTTATCGTATCTTTTTTACTGGTAGTAGTAATTATGGTACAGAACCCTAAAGGAGGTGGATTATCTTCTTCTTTTGGTGGCGGCGGAACACAACAACTAGGTGGTGTAAAAAAGACTACAGATTTCTTAGACAAGAGTACCTGGACTTTAGCCACACTATTACTGGTATTAATCCTGTTATCTAATATAGATTTAATGGGTGGAAGCTCTATTCCCGAATCAAAAGTTAATACCGAGGATGTTCAGATAGAAACTCCTGTTACTCCTCCGGCAACAGAAAATGATGACAAAGAATAA
- a CDS encoding GAF domain-containing protein, which yields MLFEDLKPQVTHILKDNDESVTDRLYMICKLLKDNISHYDWVGFYFKNEDKEELKLRTYVGEKTDHDIIPFGKGICGQVAISNENFVVPDVQAQNNYIACSLTVKSEIVIPLFKNGENIGQIDIDSESSDPFTEKDERFLEFVNQEVAKIL from the coding sequence ATGCTTTTTGAAGATTTAAAACCCCAGGTTACTCATATACTTAAGGACAATGACGAATCTGTTACAGATAGACTGTATATGATTTGCAAACTACTTAAAGACAACATAAGCCACTATGATTGGGTTGGTTTTTATTTTAAAAATGAAGACAAAGAAGAATTAAAACTTCGCACATATGTTGGCGAAAAAACAGATCACGATATTATTCCTTTCGGAAAAGGGATTTGCGGTCAGGTTGCTATTTCTAATGAGAATTTTGTGGTTCCTGATGTGCAGGCACAAAACAATTATATCGCATGTAGTCTAACTGTTAAATCAGAAATCGTAATCCCTCTATTCAAGAATGGAGAAAATATTGGGCAGATTGATATTGACTCTGAGAGCTCAGATCCTTTTACAGAAAAAGATGAACGATTTTTAGAATTTGTAAATCAAGAAGTTGCTAAAATCCTTTAA
- a CDS encoding co-chaperone GroES, translating into MGVNIKPLSDRVVVEPLPAETQTASGLFIPDSAQEKQQKGKVAAVGGGKKDHDMTVKVGDTVLYGKYAGTELKLDGKDYLIMREDDILAIV; encoded by the coding sequence ATGGGAGTAAACATCAAACCTCTTTCAGACCGTGTGGTTGTAGAGCCACTTCCTGCAGAGACGCAAACAGCATCAGGATTATTTATTCCTGACTCAGCCCAGGAAAAACAACAAAAAGGTAAAGTAGCTGCTGTAGGTGGCGGTAAAAAAGATCACGATATGACTGTTAAAGTTGGTGATACCGTACTTTATGGTAAATACGCTGGTACCGAATTAAAATTAGATGGAAAGGATTATTTAATCATGCGTGAGGATGACATCCTTGCTATCGTATAA
- a CDS encoding LptE family protein — protein MRKLKYIAATLIVIVLFQGCGAYSFTGTNISPDTKTFQVNFFQNQSPRIFPGADQTFTNQLQDLILNQTNLSLSTSGGDIIYEGEIVQDYVSPNTATSNITAAQNRLTIAINMRFYDTKDPTQDLEQRFSFFFDYPASSSENTIRDQALDVIFERITQDMFNATLARW, from the coding sequence ATGAGAAAATTAAAATATATAGCAGCGACACTAATTGTAATAGTCTTGTTTCAAGGATGCGGAGCATACTCCTTTACCGGAACAAATATTTCTCCCGATACAAAAACATTTCAAGTTAATTTTTTCCAAAACCAATCCCCAAGAATTTTCCCTGGAGCCGATCAAACCTTTACGAATCAGCTACAAGATTTAATCCTTAATCAAACTAATCTTAGTTTATCTACTTCTGGAGGAGATATCATCTACGAAGGAGAAATCGTACAAGATTATGTTTCCCCAAATACAGCAACATCAAACATAACAGCTGCTCAAAACCGATTAACGATTGCCATAAACATGAGGTTTTATGACACAAAAGACCCAACTCAAGATCTAGAACAACGTTTTTCTTTTTTCTTTGATTATCCCGCTTCTTCATCAGAAAACACGATAAGAGATCAGGCCTTGGATGTAATTTTTGAAAGAATCACGCAAGATATGTTTAATGCCACACTGGCCAGATGGTAA
- a CDS encoding helix-turn-helix domain-containing protein — protein MAEEYIRLIFGLKIKQIRTEKDLSLFGLSKLCGLSKSYLNEIEKGKKYPKTDKIIKLAETFDVPYDNLVSLKLDKNLAPIGEILQSGILDEIPLELFGIQQSDLIDIIANAPSKVNAFISTIIEIAQHYNMSREGFYLASLRSYQEAHNNFFKDLEDKALRCANSYQLDLSGKITSADLEDILKEEYGYTINVAGIPKQEELDNLRSVFVPSTKTLLLSDRVDEAQKTFIYAKELGYQYLEITERPYTFSWIKYDNFEEVLHNFYASYFAGVLIIPRAHLKEHLKELFSMKRFSEKAFHKIMKLYNASPESFYQRLTNILPKDFGMQNVFFLRFTHKLGAEKFNLVKELHITHQQQPHANEVNEHYCRRWMAIKILQHTATKDLEYAFNIQISDYVDTDQQYLVFTSATKDPFKKDYYRSIGIGFLKSSTLEKKINFVNDPKILKEKVGVTCESCSLLDCEVRMAPPKQLLAKEKHKKTAELVEGIMKQYS, from the coding sequence ATAGCAGAAGAATATATTAGGTTGATTTTTGGACTGAAAATCAAGCAGATACGAACAGAGAAGGACTTGTCTCTTTTCGGATTGTCAAAGTTATGCGGGCTTTCTAAATCGTATTTAAATGAAATAGAAAAAGGAAAAAAGTACCCTAAGACAGATAAAATTATCAAACTTGCAGAGACATTTGATGTTCCTTATGATAATTTGGTTTCTCTAAAATTAGATAAAAACCTAGCGCCGATTGGTGAAATTTTACAATCTGGAATACTAGATGAAATTCCATTAGAATTATTTGGGATACAGCAAAGCGATTTAATTGATATTATAGCTAATGCGCCATCAAAAGTAAATGCGTTTATAAGTACAATTATTGAAATTGCACAACATTATAATATGAGTCGTGAAGGTTTTTACCTGGCTTCTTTACGATCTTATCAAGAAGCGCATAACAACTTTTTTAAGGATCTAGAAGATAAGGCTTTGCGATGTGCTAACTCATATCAGTTGGATTTAAGTGGAAAAATTACTTCGGCTGATTTAGAAGATATTCTTAAGGAAGAATATGGGTATACAATTAATGTTGCCGGGATTCCTAAGCAGGAAGAATTGGATAATCTGAGATCGGTATTTGTGCCCTCTACAAAAACACTATTGTTATCAGATCGAGTAGATGAGGCTCAAAAAACGTTTATTTATGCCAAGGAGTTGGGATATCAATACCTGGAAATTACCGAAAGACCTTATACCTTTTCATGGATAAAGTATGATAATTTTGAAGAAGTGTTACATAATTTTTATGCATCGTACTTTGCTGGTGTCTTAATTATTCCTAGAGCTCATTTGAAAGAGCACCTTAAAGAATTATTTTCAATGAAACGATTCTCTGAGAAAGCTTTTCATAAGATTATGAAATTGTATAATGCTTCTCCAGAATCTTTTTACCAACGTCTTACTAATATATTGCCAAAAGATTTTGGTATGCAAAATGTATTCTTTCTTCGGTTTACTCATAAATTAGGGGCAGAGAAGTTTAATTTGGTTAAAGAATTACATATTACGCACCAACAGCAACCTCATGCTAACGAGGTTAATGAGCATTACTGCAGACGATGGATGGCTATTAAGATTTTGCAGCATACGGCTACTAAAGATTTGGAATATGCGTTTAATATCCAAATCTCTGATTATGTAGATACGGATCAACAGTATTTGGTGTTTACTTCGGCGACAAAGGATCCTTTTAAAAAAGACTATTATCGTAGTATAGGGATTGGATTTTTGAAATCTTCTACTCTAGAGAAAAAAATCAATTTTGTTAATGATCCAAAAATATTAAAAGAAAAAGTGGGGGTCACTTGCGAATCATGTTCGCTATTAGATTGTGAAGTTAGGATGGCTCCTCCTAAACAACTATTGGCTAAGGAGAAACATAAAAAGACGGCAGAGTTGGTAGAAGGTATTATGAAGCAATATTCTTAG
- the aceB gene encoding malate synthase A, whose translation METQTNLNQKISFTKEVKNYHPEILTDGALIFLEALQDRFNERRLVLLKNRQSQQQLFDLGTHPSFPENTKEIRNSEWAAAPIPMDLQDRRVEITGPVDRKMVINALNSGAKTFMADFEDSNAPLWENCLQGQKNLKDAINKTISFYNPKKDKTYRLNEKTATLIVRPRGLHLNEKHLLSKGKEVSASLFDFALYLFHNNEQLKENGTGPYYYIPKLEHFTEAIWWNDVIDFSEDYLGIKHGTVKVTVLVETITASFQLDEIIYALKDHIVGLNCGRWDYIFSYIKKLRNHPGFVVPDRAQVTMTSPFMDAYSKLVIQRCHKRNILAIGGMAAQIPIKEDEGRNAIAYAKVQADKEREVKNGHDGTWVAHPGLVALAMRVFDTHMPNPNQMDVKRDDIYITENDLLAIPKGTITEKGIRQNINVGIHYIATWLGGNGAVALYHLMEDAATAEISRTQIWQWLQQEVVLEDGRTLNNSLFTTLFKDELEVIKKQVGNALFKTENYQNAIQIFEQLVTSDEFEEFLTTRAYQYI comes from the coding sequence ATGGAAACACAGACAAACCTTAATCAGAAAATTAGCTTCACTAAAGAAGTTAAAAACTACCATCCAGAAATATTGACCGATGGAGCCCTGATTTTTTTAGAGGCCTTACAAGATCGTTTTAACGAAAGACGATTAGTCCTTTTAAAAAATCGCCAAAGCCAGCAACAACTATTTGATCTGGGAACTCATCCTTCTTTCCCAGAAAACACCAAAGAGATTCGCAATAGCGAATGGGCAGCTGCACCAATTCCTATGGATCTACAAGATCGAAGAGTCGAAATCACAGGACCTGTCGACAGAAAAATGGTTATTAACGCTTTAAACTCTGGAGCCAAAACATTTATGGCCGACTTCGAGGATAGCAATGCTCCGCTTTGGGAAAACTGTCTTCAAGGGCAAAAAAATTTAAAAGATGCGATTAACAAAACTATTTCGTTTTATAATCCTAAAAAAGATAAAACCTACAGACTTAACGAAAAGACAGCCACATTAATCGTACGACCCAGAGGTTTACATCTTAATGAAAAACATCTTTTATCAAAAGGTAAGGAAGTATCTGCTTCTCTATTTGATTTTGCTTTGTACCTGTTTCATAACAATGAACAGCTTAAAGAAAACGGCACCGGGCCTTATTATTACATCCCTAAACTAGAGCATTTTACTGAAGCTATATGGTGGAACGATGTAATTGATTTTTCTGAAGACTACTTAGGCATCAAACACGGAACAGTAAAAGTGACGGTTTTGGTAGAAACTATTACAGCAAGTTTTCAACTCGATGAAATTATCTATGCATTAAAAGATCACATCGTTGGGCTGAATTGTGGAAGATGGGATTATATTTTTAGCTACATCAAAAAACTAAGAAATCACCCAGGTTTTGTAGTTCCTGATCGTGCCCAGGTAACAATGACCAGTCCATTTATGGATGCATATAGCAAGCTGGTAATTCAAAGATGTCACAAAAGAAATATCCTGGCAATTGGCGGTATGGCTGCACAAATCCCAATTAAAGAAGACGAAGGCAGAAATGCAATTGCATATGCCAAAGTACAAGCAGACAAAGAGCGAGAAGTAAAAAACGGTCATGACGGCACATGGGTAGCACATCCGGGATTGGTAGCACTGGCAATGCGCGTATTTGATACTCATATGCCAAATCCTAATCAAATGGATGTAAAACGTGATGATATATACATTACCGAAAATGATCTTTTAGCTATCCCAAAAGGTACGATTACCGAAAAAGGAATACGACAAAACATTAATGTAGGAATTCATTATATCGCCACCTGGTTGGGAGGGAATGGAGCAGTAGCATTATATCATCTTATGGAAGATGCCGCTACTGCAGAAATTAGCAGAACTCAAATATGGCAATGGCTACAACAGGAAGTAGTTTTAGAAGATGGCAGAACACTTAATAACTCATTATTCACTACTCTTTTTAAAGATGAACTTGAGGTAATTAAAAAGCAGGTAGGAAACGCACTCTTCAAAACCGAAAATTATCAAAATGCCATCCAGATTTTCGAACAACTGGTAACCTCAGATGAGTTTGAAGAATTTCTTACCACCAGAGCATATCAATACATATAA